CATCAGGGGCTACCACCCGAGTGTCCTGCCCGGCCATGTGCAGATCGCCGACTACGTGGCCGCGCTCTTCGATGCGGGACAGCCCGACGCCAGGGCCCAGCGGTACATCGACCTGCGCATGGACCGGCAGGAGCGGGTCCTCCAGGACGGCGGTCCGGAAGTCGAGATGATCATCGACGAGGCGGCCGTACGGCGCCAGGTGGGGGGCCCGGCGACCATGCGCCGTCAGCTGGCCTACCTCAAGGAGCTGATCAGCGAGAACCGCGCCACCCTCCGGGTGCTCCCCTTCACCGCCGGCGCACACGACAGTCTGGACAGCACCTTCTTCCTGCTCGGCTTCCAGGCCGACGAGGACGTGCTCTACATGGCGGGCCCGGGCGGCACGCTGACCAACCGTGACGACCGCGAACTCGTCGCCCGGTACCAGGAATGCTTCGAGGACCTACGCAACAAGGCGCTGACCGAGGACGAAACGGTGGCGTTGCTCGACGATCTCATCGAACATTTCCACCGCACCTGACCGCCGGTTCAGAGTGCCACGGGGGCCCAGGGGAAGCCATGACGACGAACAAGGGAAGGAAGAGGCGCAGCGCACCGGAGCAGTCCCCCGGTACCGCCCACGCCGACTCCACGCACCCGGCTGCCCCTGGGCCGGGCGGGCCGCAGCGCCGGTCCGAGCGCTCTGCCCTGGTTCGCAGAGCCCTCGTCTGCGGCGCGGCATGCGCCCGGCTGCTGCGCTTGAAGAAGGCGGAAAACGACCACCGCGTGGAACGCAGGCGTGCGCACGTCGACGACGTCCTGCGCGTGGTCCGCAACCTCGCCGCGCTGGTCCTGTTCACCACCGCCGTCTCCACCCTCGTGGCCTACGCCGGCATTCGGATGGGTGTGCCTCCGGAGATCTGCTGGATCGGCAGTGTCGGCAGTGGACCCATGCTGGTCCGCAGCTTCATCAGGCTCTTCGAGACGGTGCGTCCCTTGCTCCCGGACGCACCAGAAGATCCACCGTCCACTGACGGGCCGTAGCGGGTGAGCGCACCCACCACCAGCCCGCCACCGCCGACACCCCGACCAGCACGGTCAGCCACATGGTGAGCCGCGTCCACAGCCCCCCGCCCAGCAGCGAGGCGCCCGCACCGGCAGCCGAGGCGAGCGCACCGGTCACCAGGCAGTATGCGATCAGACCGGGCTCTCTCGTACTCATGCGCGTACGGTTTCGTCCGCTCGTTCCACGTCCGCCGGAAGAGGAGTCGCTCATGGCTCCGCCTGACCGGGTGCCGCGCACGACACCCATGCCATCGCCGTATGCCAGGCGTCGGGTGCGAAGCTCAGCACCGCCTGGTTCGGGCACTTGGAGTCCCGTACCCGGATCTCGCCCGGGGTCAGGGCGATCTCGCAGCAGTTGGGTTCGCTCGACGTGGTGCTGTAGCTGCTGCTGCGCCATGAAACCGCACCCTGATCCTCAGCCAACGCCGCCCCCTCCCGCACGCCGAGATGCCGCTCCTGCTCGCCCGGCGCCGGGAGCCACACCCGCGCGGTCGGGCCCCGTCATCGCCGGACTCGATCCGAGACAACCGCGATGACGCGGTCGATGTCCATCTCGGTTCTTACCCCTCGTAGCCGCGCTTCAACAGCTCGCAGCCGGCCCGCCCCCTCGTGACGGGTCGCGGGGTGCGTACACCGGCCAAGGTCACGAGCCGCGCGGGGCGTCAGCGGTCGAGGTCCTCGATGCGGGCGTTGGACGGCGGCCGCGTCGTCTGGAGCCCCCGGGCCACGCCCTCCGCCGCGTCCAGCACCCGGACCGCGTTCTTCCAGGTCAGCTTGGCCAGATCGGCCTTGGACCAGCCGCGGTCGAGCAGTTCGGCGAGGAGGTTCGGGTAGCCGGAGACGTCGGCGAGGCCGTCGGGCGTGAAGGCCGTGCCGTCGTAGTCGCCGCCGATGCCGAGGTGATCGATGCCG
The Streptomyces tuirus genome window above contains:
- a CDS encoding DUF397 domain-containing protein — encoded protein: MWLPAPGEQERHLGVREGAALAEDQGAVSWRSSSYSTTSSEPNCCEIALTPGEIRVRDSKCPNQAVLSFAPDAWHTAMAWVSCAAPGQAEP
- a CDS encoding helix-turn-helix domain-containing protein; the protein is MPRSVDPSLNRRKLRLALKAARDKRGLTQRQAAEALEWSLSKLIRIEAGSVSLSVTDLRAMLHEYGVEDADLVAELEEAARGSKGQSWWSGYNDIISQPFAQYLGYESAANAIRGYHPSVLPGHVQIADYVAALFDAGQPDARAQRYIDLRMDRQERVLQDGGPEVEMIIDEAAVRRQVGGPATMRRQLAYLKELISENRATLRVLPFTAGAHDSLDSTFFLLGFQADEDVLYMAGPGGTLTNRDDRELVARYQECFEDLRNKALTEDETVALLDDLIEHFHRT